The Planctomycetia bacterium genome includes a region encoding these proteins:
- a CDS encoding ATP-dependent 6-phosphofructokinase — protein sequence MSNTTELVVKSLGPCRLDSPLMPLLEHRQRSIHNVDEGDRVLFDGVVSAASEHEVPTDQLPGFEPAGPRRKIFFDPSKTRVGIVTCGGLCPGLNDVIRGLVMELSFHYGVRRIYGFRNGYQGFIARYGRSVLDLTPEAVSGINEDGGTILGTSRGEQDPGEIVDCLERMNISILFVIGGDGTLRGAMKIAQVVAERGEKIAVVGIPKTIDNDIPYIDQSFGFQTAFSEATISIRAAHVEAKSAPNGVGLVKLMGRHSGFIACYAALAKNDANYVLIPEVPFQLEGERGFLNCLRRRVVERGHAMVVVAEGAGQDLINAAAGGTDASGNTKLHDIGVFLKQKITDDFAAARTELNLKYIDPSYAIRSVPANPYDSVYCVRLAHNAVHAAMAGRTEMVVGRWHGRFVHLPMSLAVSKRNQVDPNGDLWFSVLEATGQPFRLA from the coding sequence ATGAGTAACACTACGGAATTGGTCGTGAAGTCGCTCGGCCCCTGCCGACTCGACTCGCCGCTGATGCCGCTCTTGGAGCATCGGCAGCGCAGCATCCACAACGTCGATGAAGGGGATCGCGTCTTGTTCGACGGGGTCGTCTCGGCCGCCTCGGAGCATGAAGTACCGACGGACCAGCTCCCCGGCTTCGAGCCCGCCGGTCCGCGGCGCAAGATCTTCTTCGACCCCTCGAAGACGCGCGTCGGCATCGTCACTTGCGGCGGGCTTTGCCCCGGCCTGAACGATGTCATTCGCGGGCTCGTGATGGAGCTCTCGTTTCATTACGGCGTGCGGCGCATCTATGGTTTCCGCAACGGCTACCAGGGTTTCATCGCGCGCTACGGCCGGAGCGTGCTCGACCTGACGCCCGAAGCCGTCAGCGGCATCAACGAAGACGGCGGCACGATCCTCGGCACCTCGCGCGGCGAGCAAGATCCGGGCGAAATCGTCGACTGCTTGGAACGGATGAACATCAGCATCCTGTTCGTGATCGGAGGCGACGGTACGTTGCGCGGAGCGATGAAGATCGCGCAGGTCGTCGCCGAGCGCGGCGAGAAGATCGCCGTGGTCGGCATCCCGAAGACGATCGACAACGACATTCCGTATATCGACCAAAGCTTCGGCTTTCAAACCGCGTTCTCCGAAGCGACGATCTCGATTCGCGCAGCACACGTCGAAGCGAAGTCGGCACCGAACGGCGTCGGACTCGTCAAGCTGATGGGCCGCCATTCCGGCTTCATCGCTTGCTATGCGGCGCTGGCGAAAAACGATGCCAACTACGTGTTGATCCCGGAAGTTCCGTTTCAATTGGAAGGGGAACGGGGCTTCTTGAATTGCTTGCGCCGCCGTGTCGTCGAGCGCGGCCATGCGATGGTCGTCGTCGCCGAAGGAGCGGGCCAAGACCTCATCAACGCGGCGGCCGGCGGCACCGACGCCTCGGGCAATACGAAGCTGCACGACATCGGCGTCTTCCTCAAACAAAAAATCACCGACGACTTCGCCGCCGCGCGCACCGAACTCAATCTGAAATACATCGACCCGAGCTACGCGATTCGCAGCGTTCCGGCGAACCCTTACGACAGCGTCTACTGCGTTCGCTTGGCCCACAATGCCGTGCATGCCGCGATGGCCGGCCGCACGGAGATGGTCGTCGGGCGTTGGCATGGGCGATTCGTCCACTTGCCGATGTCGCTCGCGGTCTCCAAACGGAACCAAGTCGACCCGAACGGCGATCTCTGGTTCTCGGTGCTCGAAGCGACCGGACAACCGTTTCGTTTGGCATAA